The following proteins are co-located in the Apium graveolens cultivar Ventura chromosome 5, ASM990537v1, whole genome shotgun sequence genome:
- the LOC141660839 gene encoding protein FAR1-RELATED SEQUENCE 5-like codes for MASYLFDYSSSSSDHNDFNYVTPHTKKRVYRKIFSDDEVIDVDSIEDKVNDPGKRKTHSDDDVGFGWKNHDVHGDSDDSNDSFNGDDDDKINDENFIGNMNDVVPCVGMMFDSLDEAESFYRGYGRSIGFEIIIRSSHKHSRNGDISSRLYICRKGGRLGPKPLEVEDRAKGKRPRDVIPRTCCRARMCVAHKVSSNQWEVTKVNLEHNHAMVTSDKVNFMQRSRNIDPFTRSLIELFNKSGIETPKVMNLLSETCGGIEKIGFSAQDVRNVIRDIRRRVFDSGDAECGLILLRDLQKQSDGNFFYRVDVDEENRVRGLVWVDPRSLNAYKNFGDVVTFDSTYRTNRYDMPFIPITGVNHHYQNILFGYALIRDEKETTYRWVLKT; via the coding sequence ATGGCTtcttatttatttgattattcaAGTTCATCTAGTGATCATAAcgattttaattatgttaccccCCACACAAAAAAGAGGGTTTATCGTAAAATCTTTAGTGATGATGAAGTAATAGATGTTGATAGTATTGAAGATAAAGTTAATGATCCGGGGAAGCGAAAAACGCATAGTGATGATGATGTTGGTTTCGGTTGGAAGAATCACGATGTTCACGGTGATTCCGATGATAGTAATGATTCTTTTAATGGCGATGATGATGATAAAATTAATGATGAAAATTTTATTGGAAATATGAATGATGTAGTTCCTTGTGTTGGTATGATGTTTGATTCGTTGGATGAAGCAGAAAGTTTTTATCGAGGTTATGGTCGAAGTATAGGGTTCGAGATAATTATTCGAAGTAGTCATAAGCATTCAAGAAATGGTGATATATCGTCACGTTTGTATATATGTCGAAAGGGTGGAAGATTGGGCCCAAAACCCTTGGAAGTTGAAGATAGGGCTAAAGGGAAACGACCTCGAGATGTTATTCCTCGAACTTGTTGTCGTGCTCGAATGTGTGTTGCTCACAAAGTAAGCTCAAACCAATGGGAAGTAACCAAGGTCAACCTAGAACACAATCATGCTATGGTTACATCGGATAAGGTAAATTTCATGCAAAGATCACGCAACATAGATCCGTTTACCCGATCTTTGATTGAGTTATTCAACAAATCGGGTATCGAGACCCCGAAAGTGATGAATTTACTTAGTGAGACATGTGGTGGTATTGAAAAAATTGGTTTTTCCGCTCAAGACGTACGAAATGTAATACGTGACATTCGAAGACGGGTTTTTGATTCCGGTGATGCGGAGTGTGGATTGATTTTGTTACGAGACTTGCAAAAACAAAGTGATGGCAATTTTTTCTACCGAGTGGATGTGGATGAGGAGAATCGGGTTAGGGGTTTGGTGTGGGTTGATCCTCGTTCTCTTAACGCGTACAAGAATTttggagatgtggtgactttcgACTCGACATATCGGACTAATAGGTATGACATGCCTTTTATTCCAATTACGGGAGTGAATCACCACTACCAAAATATTTTGTTTGGATATGCACTTATAAGGGACGAGAAAGAGACTACTTATAGATGGGTTTTGAAGACTTGA